CGGAATTGCTGGTTCCGCGATCGCTCAACTCCTATTTGGATTTGCCTCTTCAATGACAATGCTGTATGTTGTTCGGGCATTCGGTGGGGTTCTATCTTCGGCGATGCTGCCTGCGGCTACGGCTTATGTTTCTGATTTAACTTCTGAGCGCGATCGCGCCAAGGGAATGGCTTGGCTTGGTACAGCAGTGAGTCTTGGAGCAATTGCAGGTCCAGCTTTCGGTGGTTTGACAACTCGTGAAGACTTACATTTTACCTTTGGTCTTTTCGATCTCAAAATTGAAAACTATGCTCCTCCCTTTTTTCTAGCTGCGGTTTTGATGTTCTTAACGCTGATAGTCGCTTTCCGTTGGTTGCCAGAATCGTTGTCATCGAAATCAGCAACTGTACTCGCTCATCAGCCAGGACTAGATTGGAAAAAGCTTGGTAAACCACTATTACTGCTGTTGGGTTTAACCACGATCGCCCAGTTTGGACTCACGCTCTTTGAAGCCGTTTTTGCACTATATGCTCAAGAAAAATTGGGATACGGTCCCATCCAAACAGGCTTTGCATACATGATTTGTGGCTCAGTGATGGCAGTCTTTCAAATCATGGCCGTGGGCTTTTTGACTCGATATATGAGTGCGATCGCCCAAGTTGCTTTGGGATTTGCACTCATGGGAAGCGGCATCTTTCTGCTGCTAATGGCGCGCTCACTTCCCATTGTGCTGGGAGTGGTCGGTATATTGGCATTTGGTATGGCATTGATCACCCCAAACTTAATTGCTTTGATCTCAAAACGGGGCAGTCAACATACGGGAACAGTGTTAGGAATTCAAAATGCTGCCAATAGCCTCGGACAAGTTGGGGGAGCAATGTTAGGGGGAGTTCTGTTTGCATGGCAGGTAAACGTCCCTTATGGTTTTGCTGGCATTTTACTGGTTGGAACTGGCTTACTGCTGGGTTGGAGGCTCAAAACTGCTCGTAAGCTGTTGCGTCTTTAATTTGCACTAATATTTTTTCAATATCATTGGTGGGCAACATGAGCGCCCTGATAATGCAAGTTGTATACGTAACAGCTTAACGACCATATACGGTTTGTGGGTTAGCAAATGCTGATGCAGAGCAAAACTATCTGCCATCTTTGACTAAGACCTCAATGCGATCGCCTAAAGTTGACACATCAGCAATTTGCCCAGAGGGGTCAATGAGGGGCATCAGCGTTAGTTCAACATTGATCAGATCAGGGGTGCGGATCACCGTAAGCATGAATCTTTTGCAGTTCTTCTGTTGTAAGGGTTTTGGGCGCGATCGCAGTAGTAACTGTCATGTTACGTAAGAAGTAGAAGTTTACAAGTGAAATTTCAAGAGCGATTGGAACAGTAACGAATTAAATCTTTTTCCAACTCATCACGGGTGCAGCATTACGACAAGCTAGGTGATGCCCGATCGCCCCCCAGTTTCTGGCTCGAACGATATCGCTCTGCTAAA
This window of the Nostoc sp. C052 genome carries:
- a CDS encoding MFS transporter codes for the protein MIKRLFLLLVCLFVVMIGFGVSLPVLPFYAKHLHAAGIPRETIAIHITLLTSIYALAQFITAPFWGQLSDRIGRRPLILIGIAGSAIAQLLFGFASSMTMLYVVRAFGGVLSSAMLPAATAYVSDLTSERDRAKGMAWLGTAVSLGAIAGPAFGGLTTREDLHFTFGLFDLKIENYAPPFFLAAVLMFLTLIVAFRWLPESLSSKSATVLAHQPGLDWKKLGKPLLLLLGLTTIAQFGLTLFEAVFALYAQEKLGYGPIQTGFAYMICGSVMAVFQIMAVGFLTRYMSAIAQVALGFALMGSGIFLLLMARSLPIVLGVVGILAFGMALITPNLIALISKRGSQHTGTVLGIQNAANSLGQVGGAMLGGVLFAWQVNVPYGFAGILLVGTGLLLGWRLKTARKLLRL